One Trichormus variabilis 0441 genomic window, CAGAGTTTGTTCCCCAACGCTGGACAAAGGTTTATCGTGACTGGTTGGTAAATCTGCGGGATTGGTGTATTTCTCGACAATTATGGTGGGGTCATCAAATCCCCGCTTGGTACGCGGTGAGTGAAACCAACGGACAAATTACCGATAACACGCCTTTTGTGGTGGCAAAATCCACAAATGAAGCCTGGGAGAAAGCTAAAGCGCAATTTGGGGAGAATGTCCAACTAGAACAAGACCCAGATGTACTAGATACTTGGTTTTCCTCAGGACTGTGGCCGTTTTCTACCTTAGGCTGGCCAGAACAAACCCCAGATTTAGCCAAATACTACCCCACTACTACCTTAGTTACGGGCTTTGACATCATCTTTTTCTGGGTAGCAAGAATGACGATGATGGCTGGTCATTTCACAGGACAAATGCCGTTTCAGACCGTTTATATTCACGGTTTGGTCAGGGATGAAAATAATAAAAAGATGTCCAAGTCGGCTAACAATGGAATTGACCCATTGTTACTGATTGATAAATACGGTACTGATGCCCTACGGTATACCTTAGTTAGGGAAGTAGCCGGTGCTGGTCAAGATATCCGCTTGGAATATGACCGTAAAAAAGATGAATCACCCTCGGTGGAAGCATCCCGCAACTTTGCCAATAAGTTGTGGAACGCTGCCAGATTTGTGATGATGAATTTGGATGGACAGACACCAGGGCAACTTGGTCAACCAAATGCCACGGAATTAAGCGATCGCTGGATTATTTCCCGCTATCATCAAGTTATCAAGCAAACTACCAATTACATTGATAATTACGGTTTAGGGGAAGCAGCCAAAGGAATTTACGAATTCATCTGGGGCGATTTCTGCGACTGGTATATTGAACTAGTAAAATCCAGACTGCAAAAGGACGCAGACCCTTTATCACGTAAAGCAGCACAACAAACCCTCGCCTACGTCCTCGAAGGGATTCTCAAGCTACTGCATCCCTTTATGCCCCACATTACAGAGGAAATTTGGCAGACTCTCACCCAACAACCAGAAAATTCTTCACAAACTTTAGCTTTACAAGCCTATCCCCAAGCAGATGCAAACTGGATAAATCCCGCCTTGGAAACACAGTTTGATTTGTTGATTGGTACTATCCGCACAATTCGTAACTTACGCGCTGAGGCGGAGGTGAAGCCAGGGGCAAGAATCATCGCCAATTTACAAACTGATAGTGAATCAGAAAGACAAATCCTCATAGCTGGTCAATCTTATATTAAAGATTTAGCCAAGGTGGAGACTTTGACCATTGCTGCTGGACAACAGCCATCAACGGTGACAAAAAAGAAACCCCAAAGGGGCTTAAAAACTATCGGCTTAGTTATCGCCGGCCTGGTTTTCCTCAGGGTAGCTTTGGCGGTAGCGGATACAGTTGATAATGTTCCTTTCCTGGGAAATTTCTTTGAAATTGTTGGGTTGGGTTACTCTGCTTGGTTTGTCGCCCGTAACTTATTATCCACCCCAGCTAGACAAAGATTTTTAGCTAAGTTCTTCGCTTCACCCACTGAGAAGAATCTTTCAGAGACAGTACCACAAGCGCCACAAGCAGCAGAAAAGTCTATCGCTGGTGTGGTAGGAACTGTACAAGTTGTTATACCTCTAGCTGGTGTAGTGGACATTGAAACTCTACGTGCCAAACTAGAGAGAAGCATCAGCAAAGCGGAGGCTGAAGCTCAATCTCTCAAAGGTCGGTT contains:
- a CDS encoding valine--tRNA ligase; the protein is MTATITNLPSLYDPFTTEAKWQKFWEENQIYKADPNKDGEPYCVVIPPPNVTGSLHMGHAFESALIDTLVRYHRMQGRNTLWLPGTDHASIAVHTILEKQLKAEGKTRQELGRDKFLERSWQWKAESGGTIVNQLRRLGVSVDWSRERFTLDEGLSKAVAEAFVSLYEEGLIYRGEYLVNWCPATQSAVSDVEVESKEVEGNLWHFRYPLTDGSGYVEVATTRPETMLGDTAVAVNPNDDRYKHLIGKTLTLPITQREIPIISDELVDPAFGTGCVKVTPAHDPNDFEMGKRHNLPFINILNKDGTLNANGGEFAGQDRFVARKNVVSRLETDGFLVKIEDYKHTVPYSDRGKVPVEPLLSTQWFVQIRPLADKALAFLDEKNSPEFVPQRWTKVYRDWLVNLRDWCISRQLWWGHQIPAWYAVSETNGQITDNTPFVVAKSTNEAWEKAKAQFGENVQLEQDPDVLDTWFSSGLWPFSTLGWPEQTPDLAKYYPTTTLVTGFDIIFFWVARMTMMAGHFTGQMPFQTVYIHGLVRDENNKKMSKSANNGIDPLLLIDKYGTDALRYTLVREVAGAGQDIRLEYDRKKDESPSVEASRNFANKLWNAARFVMMNLDGQTPGQLGQPNATELSDRWIISRYHQVIKQTTNYIDNYGLGEAAKGIYEFIWGDFCDWYIELVKSRLQKDADPLSRKAAQQTLAYVLEGILKLLHPFMPHITEEIWQTLTQQPENSSQTLALQAYPQADANWINPALETQFDLLIGTIRTIRNLRAEAEVKPGARIIANLQTDSESERQILIAGQSYIKDLAKVETLTIAAGQQPSTVTKKKPQRGLKTIGLVIAGLVFLRVALAVADTVDNVPFLGNFFEIVGLGYSAWFVARNLLSTPARQRFLAKFFASPTEKNLSETVPQAPQAAEKSIAGVVGTVQVVIPLAGVVDIETLRAKLERSISKAEAEAQSLKGRLSNPKFVDKAPADVVQAARDALAEAEKQVEILRLRLQTLV